In Quercus robur chromosome 10, dhQueRobu3.1, whole genome shotgun sequence, a genomic segment contains:
- the LOC126703977 gene encoding uncharacterized protein LOC126703977, with protein MDGATEAGGGNSYIGVVIRDSYIGALSLVLPSCFPTETIEAYALLHGVLFASEMQIDQAFFESDALSIILSLSSRVAGNDFSHILEDIRVASSTFSHCSFHHLKRDGNRAAHTLAKEAKSSGQSKIWKGILPPCILNILRDDLM; from the coding sequence ATGGACGGCGCAACTGAAGCAGGGGGTGGTAACTCCTACATCGGAGTCGTTATTAGGGACTCCTACATTGGTGCTCTTAGTTTAGTCCTCCCTTCTTGTTTCCCTACTGAAACTATAGAAGCATATGCGCTACTTCATGGAGTCCTTTTTGCCTCAGAGATGCAGATTGACCAGGCCTTTTTTGAGTCCGATGCACTATCCATCATCCTCAGCTTATCTTCTAGGGTTGCTGGCAACGATTTCAGCCACATCCTTGAGGACATTAGGGTAGCGTCTAGCACCTTCAGCCACTGTTCCTTCCATCACCTGAAAAGGGATGGCAACAGAGCAGCACACACTCTGGCAAAAGAAGCTAAATCTTCAGGCCAATCCAAAATTTGGAAAGGAATCCTTCCCCCTTGTATTCTGAATATTCTTAGAGATGATCTGATGTAA